Proteins from a genomic interval of Osmia bicornis bicornis chromosome 13, iOsmBic2.1, whole genome shotgun sequence:
- the LOC114875895 gene encoding alpha-(1,3)-fucosyltransferase C-like isoform X2 — translation MKSWILSKSSLIVLSTFIFSLYFLSFYFNCRIYDILRLRRIMSGDSRVTNTTKKILFWNTMFGDETFYLGKGDIFIECPVNDCYATHDRNYANLTDFDAVLFHSNELDLTDLPTSRNAKQFYVFVNLESPANRPLISEFLEDYFNLTMTYRLDSDIVWTYGIVREMNTKEIVAPSRDVTWRTFYNRPDESDRKKWSLSGSIERKRRPIIWLVSNCEAKSGRQDYVQELSKHIAVDVYGKCGSMYCPYSEDCFAEVAEPGYFFYLSFENSLCEDYVTEKLYNALSHNVVPIVYGGVNYSHFAPPRSYINVFDFDTPKDLARYLKRLIINPLEYSRYFEWKRHYAIDGGARHAACNLCKVLHEKREARMYKPLSDWYSRSRCPLQNFLLSQNYVSGNTLKHQD, via the exons ATGAAATCATGGATCCTCAGCAAATCCAGCCTGATCGTTCTCTCGACCTTCATCTTCTCCCTCTACTTCCTGTCCTTCTATTTCAACTGCAGGATCTACGACATCCTGCGTCTTCGAAGGATAATGTCAGGCGATTCACGTGTCACCAACACAACCAAGAAGATTCTATTCTGGAACACGATGTTCGGAGACGAAACGTTCTACCTTGGGAAAGGCGATATTTTCATCGAGTGCCCGGTGAACGATTGTTACGCTACACACGACAGAAATTACGCGAATCTGACCGATTTCGACGCAGTTCTGTTTCATAGCAACGAACTCGATCTGACCGATCTGCCGACGAGCAGGAACGCGAAGCAGTTTTACGTTTTCGTGAACCTGGAGAGTCCGGCTAATAGACCGCTCATTAGCGAGTTTTTGGAGGATTATTTTAATCTGACTATGACGTACAGATTGGACAGCGATATTGTGTGGACGTATGGAATCGTCAGGGAGATGAATACTAAGGAAATCGTGGCTCCTAGTCGGGACGTTACCTGGAGAACGTTTTACAATCGCCCAG ACGAGAGCGATCGGAAGAAGTGGTCGTTATCAGGCTCGatcgaaaggaaaagaagaccGATAATATGGCTGGTGAGCAACTGCGAGGCGAAGAGCGGTCGTCAGGACTACGTGCAAGAGCTGTCCAAGCACATAGCCGTGGACGTATATGGGAAATGCGGGAGCATGTATTGTCCTTATAGCGAGGATTGTTTCGCGGAGGTCGCGGAACCTGGCTACTTTTTCTACCTGTCCTTCGAGAACTCCCTCTGCGAGGATTACGTAACCGAGAAGCTGTACAATGCCCTCAG CCACAATGTGGTGCCGATCGTGTACGGAGGCGTCAATTACAGCCACTTCGCACCGCCTCGCTCTTACATAAACGTCTTCGATTTCGACACACCAAAGGATCTGGCCCGTTATTTAAAGAGGCTAATCATCAATCCGCTCGAATACAGTAGATACTTCGAATGGAAGAGACATTACGCGATCGACGGAGGTGCTCGTCACGCGGCATGTAATTTGTGCAAAGTTTTGCACGAAAAACGAGAAGCACGGATGTATAAACCGCTGTCAGATTGGTATAGTCGGTCCAGATGTCCGTTGCAAAATTTTCTACTTTCCCAGAACTACGTGTCCGGTAACACGTTGAAACATCAAGACTGA
- the LOC114875895 gene encoding alpha-(1,3)-fucosyltransferase C-like isoform X1: protein MFQRDGSKAIWKEISTRDKNREGRSKRIDMKSWILSKSSLIVLSTFIFSLYFLSFYFNCRIYDILRLRRIMSGDSRVTNTTKKILFWNTMFGDETFYLGKGDIFIECPVNDCYATHDRNYANLTDFDAVLFHSNELDLTDLPTSRNAKQFYVFVNLESPANRPLISEFLEDYFNLTMTYRLDSDIVWTYGIVREMNTKEIVAPSRDVTWRTFYNRPDESDRKKWSLSGSIERKRRPIIWLVSNCEAKSGRQDYVQELSKHIAVDVYGKCGSMYCPYSEDCFAEVAEPGYFFYLSFENSLCEDYVTEKLYNALSHNVVPIVYGGVNYSHFAPPRSYINVFDFDTPKDLARYLKRLIINPLEYSRYFEWKRHYAIDGGARHAACNLCKVLHEKREARMYKPLSDWYSRSRCPLQNFLLSQNYVSGNTLKHQD from the exons ATGTTTCAACGAGACGGATCAAAAG CAATTTGGAAGGAAATCTCGACGAGGGATAAGAATCGGGAAGGAAGGTCAAAGAGGATCGATATGAAATCATGGATCCTCAGCAAATCCAGCCTGATCGTTCTCTCGACCTTCATCTTCTCCCTCTACTTCCTGTCCTTCTATTTCAACTGCAGGATCTACGACATCCTGCGTCTTCGAAGGATAATGTCAGGCGATTCACGTGTCACCAACACAACCAAGAAGATTCTATTCTGGAACACGATGTTCGGAGACGAAACGTTCTACCTTGGGAAAGGCGATATTTTCATCGAGTGCCCGGTGAACGATTGTTACGCTACACACGACAGAAATTACGCGAATCTGACCGATTTCGACGCAGTTCTGTTTCATAGCAACGAACTCGATCTGACCGATCTGCCGACGAGCAGGAACGCGAAGCAGTTTTACGTTTTCGTGAACCTGGAGAGTCCGGCTAATAGACCGCTCATTAGCGAGTTTTTGGAGGATTATTTTAATCTGACTATGACGTACAGATTGGACAGCGATATTGTGTGGACGTATGGAATCGTCAGGGAGATGAATACTAAGGAAATCGTGGCTCCTAGTCGGGACGTTACCTGGAGAACGTTTTACAATCGCCCAG ACGAGAGCGATCGGAAGAAGTGGTCGTTATCAGGCTCGatcgaaaggaaaagaagaccGATAATATGGCTGGTGAGCAACTGCGAGGCGAAGAGCGGTCGTCAGGACTACGTGCAAGAGCTGTCCAAGCACATAGCCGTGGACGTATATGGGAAATGCGGGAGCATGTATTGTCCTTATAGCGAGGATTGTTTCGCGGAGGTCGCGGAACCTGGCTACTTTTTCTACCTGTCCTTCGAGAACTCCCTCTGCGAGGATTACGTAACCGAGAAGCTGTACAATGCCCTCAG CCACAATGTGGTGCCGATCGTGTACGGAGGCGTCAATTACAGCCACTTCGCACCGCCTCGCTCTTACATAAACGTCTTCGATTTCGACACACCAAAGGATCTGGCCCGTTATTTAAAGAGGCTAATCATCAATCCGCTCGAATACAGTAGATACTTCGAATGGAAGAGACATTACGCGATCGACGGAGGTGCTCGTCACGCGGCATGTAATTTGTGCAAAGTTTTGCACGAAAAACGAGAAGCACGGATGTATAAACCGCTGTCAGATTGGTATAGTCGGTCCAGATGTCCGTTGCAAAATTTTCTACTTTCCCAGAACTACGTGTCCGGTAACACGTTGAAACATCAAGACTGA